The Coccidioides posadasii str. Silveira chromosome 3, complete sequence genome contains a region encoding:
- a CDS encoding uncharacterized protein (EggNog:ENOG410PG83~COG:O~MEROPS:MER0014642~BUSCO:4252at33183), whose product MAILLGKFRGNSASGNGSQSSAPPKRDPVPPPLTPLQKMLLDAGPVRDDGSDKFFGMENAQFGNTCYCNSILQCLYYSVPFRESVINYPRRSPPDVLQNALRNNLRYPDPSVPLDELLKPKPPPTTPGKPSNSPLQVQKPEDKNSAEYKKKVALHTLPLLETTDNSASYGMKESLFTSLKDLFEAVIASPERVGVIRPYHFLEILRREHEMFRTTMHQDAHEFLNLLLNQVVSNVEDDAVLLSDADEQSDNSEETSEGTSEETATDGSVSTLPSNGVKSSRNTRWVHQLFEGTLTSETQCLTCETVSQRDEVFLDLSVDLEEHSSVTACLRKFSEEEVLCERNKFHCDNCGGLQEAERRMKIKRLPKILALHLKRFKYSEDLDRLQKLFHRVTYPYYLRLFNTTDDAEDPDRLYELYAVVVHIGGGPYHGHYVAIIKTEDRGWLLFDDEMVEPVDKSFVQNFFGDRPTLTSAYILFYQETTDEAMQQELAKENAASARDTPETKDGVAPLVKPNGHPVRPMKLDRSQTATDAVPTLDSARLSPIKPTPTAPSQLPRSSEEPSSSPPSNGLSRPSLSSLIPKVDLHIKRQRTKNDKEQVKEERDRKAAEKEQAKLDKQKAKRQEFQRKQDEKREQAYIKAAMEESKITKAEEDRRNGVKGDKESGFFGLNKIKLRNRSASQSKLFLRAKENDVPDVPPLPPPNSLPESATDVSSRVPPSNESTDDDKADFANTTAVSLQEQQPLASHVEALPPIPTSDTPDSRETPQTPATPKKTRFNIRKRSFNVF is encoded by the exons ATGGCTATCCTGCTAGGAAAATTCCGAGGCAACTCT GCGTCCGGGAATGGCTCCCAGTCTTCAGCACCCCCCAAAAGGGATCCTGTGCCTCCTCCTTTGACGCCTCTGCAGAAAATGCTGCTGGACGCCGGGCCCGTGCGGGATGATGGGAGCGATAAGTTTTTTGGCATGGAGAAC GCGCAATTCGGCAACACTTG CTACTGTAATTCTATCCTCCAATGTCTTTATTATTCCGTTCCTTTCCGAGAGTCCGTCATCAATTACCCTCGACGGTCACCCCCAGACGTCCTTCAGAATGCTCTTAGAAATAATCTACGGTATCCTGACCCAAGCGTCCCCCTTGACGAGCTCCTTAAGCCAAAACCACCGCCTACTACCCCTGGAAAGCCTAGTAATTCGCCTCTCCAAGTACAGAAGCCCGAGGACAAGAATTCAGCGGAATACAAGAAGAAGGTGGCTTTACACACGTTGCCATTGCTGGAGACGACGGACAATTCTGCGAGTTATGGGATGAAAGAGTCACTTTTCACCTCTCTAAAGGATCTGTTTGAAGCCGTCATTGCCAGCCCCGAACGAGTCGGCGTGATTCGTCCTTATCATTTTCTGGAGATCCTGCGACGAGAACATGAAATGTTCAGAACGACCATGCACCAGGATGCCCACGAATTCCTTAACTTGCTGCTCAACCAAGTTGTATCCAATGTTGAGGACGACGCCGTCCTGCTGTCGGATGCCGACGAGCAATCGGATAACAGCGAGGAAACATCCGAGGGAACATCCGAAGAAACGGCCACCGACGGCTCTGTTTCAACTCTCCCATCCAATGGCGTAAAATCATCGCGAAACACTCGATGGGTCCATCAGTTGTTTGAAGGTACGCTAACCTCAGAAACTCAATGCCTCACGTGCGAAACGGTTTCGCAACGAGACGAAGTGTTTTTGGATTTATCAGTCGATCTCGAAGAGCACTCCTCGGTGACGGCATGTCTACGAAAATTTTCCGAAGAGGAAGTCCTTTGTGAACGCAATAAGTTCCACTGCGACAACTGTGGCGGCCTACAAGAGGCGGAGAGAAGAATGAAGATTAAACGCTTGCCCAAAATTTTAGCACTCCATCTTAAGAGGTTTAAATATTCTGAAGATCTAGACCGACTGCAAAAGCTATTTCATAGGGTGACTTATCCCTATTATCTACGTTTGTTCAACACCACCGATGATGCCGAGGACCCAGATCGTCTCTACGAACTCTATGCCGTAGTGGTCCATATCGGCGGTGGGCCATACCACGGACATTATGTTGCTATTATTAAAACCGAGGATAGAGGCTGGCTTCTCTTCGACGACGAGATGGTAGAGCCTGTCGACAAGAGTTTCGTTCAAAATTTCTTTGGAGATCGTCCTACCCTAACTTCTGCGTACATACTTTTCTATCAAGAAACGACCGACGAAGCGATGCAGCAGGAATTAGCAAAGGAGAACGCAGCTAGTGCTCGAGATACTCCGGAAACAAAAGATGGTGTTGCTCCGTTGGTGAAGCCGAACGGTCATCCCGTTCGTCCCATGAAGCTTGACCGAAGTCAGACTGCTACGGATGCAGTACCAACCCTGGATAGCGCCCGTCTCTCACCTATCAAGCCGACGCCCACTGCTCCCTCGCAACTACCCCGCAGCTCTGAAGAGCCGAGCTCTTCGCCCCCATCTAATGGGCTATCAAGACCCTCTCTTTCATCTCTCATTCCCAAGGTGGACTTACATATAAAACGGCAGCGGACAAAAAATGACAAAGAACAAGTGAAGGAGGAAAGAGATCGAAAGGCAGCAGAAAAGGAGCAAGCGAAACTTGATAAACAAAAGGCTAAACGACAAGAATTTCAGAGAAAGCAAGACGAGAAGCGGGAACAGGCCTATATCAAAGCTGCAATGGAGGAAAGTAAAATCACAAAGGCCGAAGAGGATCGCCGTAACGGCGTTAAAGGCGACAAGGAGAGCGGATTCTTTGGCCTTAACAAAATTAAGCTCAGAAACAGGAGTGCGAGTCAGTCAAAGCTTTTTCTTAGGGCAAAGGAGAACGACGTCCCGGATGTTCCGCCACTGCCCCCTCCCAATAGCTTGCCAGAATCGGCCACCGACGTGTCATCACGAGTGCCTCCATCCAATGAGTCAACCGATGATGACAAGGCCGACTTTGCAAATACTACCGCTGTGTCCCTACAGGAACAACAACCTCTGGCCTCTCATGTTGAGGCTCTGCCGCCTATCCCAACAAGCGACACGCCTGACTCTCGGGAAACGCCTCAGACGCCGGCTACCCCGAAAAAGACGCGTTTCAATATACGAAAAAGATCCTTCAATGTATTCTAA
- a CDS encoding uncharacterized protein (EggNog:ENOG410Q02K~TransMembrane:3 (i21-39o45-63i75-97o)) codes for MLKKLNVNAQDTPQTKFRLHIVISALILRTFILGIVRVADNGTPQGRLNVWGIVVQIVTAHVARLKRWGNTMVNVALNIIDTIFWFALFIITIMGAMGSHSVSSKALAAIGITRSPGGSLEQQEAKRAVWMEEKVA; via the exons ATGCTGAAGAAACTGAACGTTAACGCCCAAGACACCCCGCAGACAAAATTTCGGCTGCACATAGTCATCAGTGCCTTGATCTTGAGAACTTTCATTCTGGGAATCGTCCGTGTGGCCGACAACGGTACTCCTCAAGGCAGGTTGAACGTGTGGGGGATAGTGGTG CAGATCGTCACCGCCCACGTCGCGCGACTCAAGCGATGGGGAAACACCATGGTCAATGTGGCGTTGAATATTATAGACACAATCTTCTGGTTCGCGCTGTTCATTATCACCATCATGGGGGCTATGGGCTCGCATAGTGTCAGTAGCAAGGCACTTGCCGCTATTGGGATAACAAGAAGCCCTGGAGG CAGTCTAGAGCAGCAAGAGGCCAAGAGAGCAGTATGGATGGAGGAAAAAGTTGCCTAA